CTTACATCATTTATGTGTATTTTTCGTTAAAATTAAGTTATCATCGTCAAACTGTACTTGATTGAAACTATTCTCCAATTTTATATACCCATCTCTTTGGAGATACATATTCCATTAGCTATTCCAACATTACAAGCTTTTTCAACAAACACATGCTTAGaagtttttttagaaaaattatatatatacatatatatatatatatatatatatatatatatatatatttatatatatagattgtatattttgtataaactTAAAGAAGAATTAATTCAATCACAAATCGTTTTCCAAAgaacatgaaattgaaatttaacaaataatccTTGTAAGAACTATACAAAAGGGGtttgtaaaacaaaaacaataaagaagataaagatcaataaaagattgaagaataaaataggtccatttcttattttttttctccaataaTCCTCATAATCTCATCATGTGAGCAAAAATCTACGCTTGAAGTAGTTGATTTCAATGCGTTTTCAAAATAGGATTGATCATTGgttatttacaaattattatttaattaattattatcttagattttcaaattaatcaatgtaatTTCTCAACTAATTTGTTAGTCTTCTTACtcttaaccaaagtacattttcaattaaaagtaataactttatacattaatcataataaatttaatcaaagtacataTTCAGTTAAATATTACTATGCCTAATCATGTCATTCTTTTGTCtcttatatcaagtaaaaaactaattaaccaaagtacattattgattaatttttgttaaaatttttatcactaattaaTTCACATGAGAGTTTCtaactttaattaaagtaaattctcaattaaaaataaaaaccctttGATTGATATGTTATAGATTTATACCATGCTAATTTGCTATAATGTAAGGTTCATTACTTTTACTtcattaagaagaaaaagatatagacaaaaataaatcacaacaaaaataaaaaagaacaaacgTATTTATTCATCTAATCTTAGAATCCATTTaagaaattacagcagaataaaCTCTCAAGACTTAAAACTCCATGGAATGttgaaataacatgaaaatagaataaaagaggATAAAGAAcgtgagagaagaaaaatgacgGAATTTGAACCCCCAAAGGGTTCCTAAGCTCCTAATATGTTTCAAGCTCCTTACCACTGGTGCCAGGGACAACCCACCTCCACCAaaacaacaagaagaagaaaatgaaaacaaagtcAAGGTTCGTTAGAGGTTGCGGGTTTTGTCTACCGTTCCATTTTTCTTCATCATAAACTTTGCAGCAATAATAAATCTAGGAAGATCTGATATCTCTTTTTCCCTCACTGTGACGACATATGATTGAACcacattaaataaagttttctctTTGGAGTTCTGGATACTTTAATTCTTCATCCCTACTGATTTTTGGAACTGGGTGACTTTCCTTGTCCCATTTCCTTCACTGTTTTTTGGATACTTCAATTCTTCATCCCCACTTCATCCCCACTTAAAATGATGAATCCTAACTTAGatttcaattttcacaaactttttctttttgttttttaattatatattccaTTAACCTACTCTGCATATGCCATGTAATTTAACATAATGATcacatattaaatatatgtcACGTCAAGCTGACAACTCAGGAGAAACTTAACCCCGTTAATCTAATTTAACCAGAGGGagctaattgcttcaatttttcacttttaggAGCCCaattggtgaaaaaaaaaaaagaaattgacctattttgttctttaatcttttattgatctttatcttctttaatgtttttgttttattaaccttttttgtatagtttttataagaattaatttgtgaaaaatcaattttgtattcCTTAGGAGACGATTTGTGATTAAATTgacactttttattttgttgactaCTATTTTAACAATACTAAACTTGTTATAGTTTAATAGTACTAATTTGATCGTATTAAcgacaatattataaaaagcaAATGCAAATCTTCAATATGGAGGAACCAAATATAAGATCATAAcaataacttaaaatataatttcaataaaataagcATAAGTATAAACggcaaaataataaatatttcaaaattttaaagatataaaaataattaatcatttcattttcaatattttttttaagattaagttttaaagtgtcaaatttaaaattcaaaatatatggtaataaagttttaaattcttaagagttataaaaacaaagtaataaaatttgaatttaaaattaaaaaaaaaaactgtaaaatgattatcctttttaaataaactattttaatgtcttaatcatttttacatatttttgaCATTTAAAAAGTTTGTATTTATAATGAGAACAAATCTTGAccattcttaattatataataatatattataatatatatatatatatatatatatatatatatatatatatatatatataataacattcaataatatataataataatagtaataataataataaataaaatatgatttagaacaataaataaataaatgaataatgattaaaaatatcacatttttcAATTTACTCAATCTAATtgtattttgaaacaaaatcaattattaaactATTGATACTATtcagaatattttattttaaggaaaacattataaataagagtttgaaatataaaattgtgttaaaacATGATGATTTCATTAAACAAGTCCACAAAATGTTTTGTAGTTTTAGATCAAAATGTTTTGTATACATCTTTATATGTATCAAGAGAAACTTACatttacttttccttttcttactttttctaaGACTTATATACTTTCTTTAgctgaaaattgtttttaaccATTCTCACGACCCATTTcgaaaaacaaatttgattcattttgaGATAATTAAAACAACTATATTGAACCATggtaactaattttttaatgagATTATAAAAATGCACACCTCTAAAATATATCAACTAAACTAATTTTACAATGAGATTATAAAAATGTACAATTCAAAAATAGTTTAGAATTTATGATTCCAAgtttatgatttagggtttaagatttattttcaaattctttattataatttgaggGAATTATTGTAATATGTTGTATTATGCgtcaaacttttcttttttatttaaaatatgttattttaagtttattgtttaagttcatacaaaatatacaatctatggtgtcaaataaatatatatatgcaatttttttaaaaaaaacttctaaGCATGTGTTTGTTGGAAAATGCTTGCAATAATATGTATCTCAAAAGAGATGGGTACATAAAATTGGAGTATAGTTTGACGATGATAACtaacttttaacaaaaaaatacaaataaatggTGTAAGAGACATGATAACTTATCGAATATGTGAGGAAAATGGGTGAGAAACATTTAAATGATAAGAAACGGAGAATCATAGGCTAAATCAAGATACattattttgcatttttgaaGTTACTTTTCTAAAAATAGTAGAATCATGAATCTCAGtcatgaaattaaaagttgtGTTCAACATATAGTCCAAACAAACTGTAAATGTACTAAATTTGAATCATTGAATTGAAAATGTGAGCCTGAGAATCCCTGCTCTATAATTATAATGTTTCACACtgtaacataaataaatagaaaatatgaaactGGTAGCTTGCAAATTTCTTCAGCTCCACACAACAAAGGGAGGAATTGAAAGTTGAAAGGTAGTAATAATACAACAAAGAGAGCAATTAAAAGTTTGAAGGTAGTAACACAACACAGAAGTTTTTTTTCTgtcatttgtttcttttattttgagaaaaggGTTAGGAAAGGCCTTAACTTTTGGATCTTATTTCTGTTCCCTGTATTGTTTGAGAATGGCATAGCATGTAATCACAGTCTTTGGCTTTAGAAGACCATAATCATATAGTTTTATCATAAACAATCTCCATGACCTGCAAATCATTCATTTCNTAATTATTTGCAGATCTTTACACGTNCAAATGATACAAGACCACAAAAAGTGTCAAAatggaataatatatattatatggaaatcaaaatatatgaaGACAAAAATTGTTTAGGAAGCTCTATTCTCACAAAAATAGAGATTATTTCGAAAGATATACAAGgcttacaaaattattaaaaatgcaaaattaggtaaaaaaattagaacatgaaaaagatagaaatgaTGGTAGTTACCAGTTTAATGGGATGGAATTGACAAACTCAGCACAATGATATTTTGTGAAAGCTTCATATGCCCAATTCACATGGCCATCTATCAGCACACTGCCAcaagaacaaaattaattacaGATAGCAGAAAGTAGAAATCTAAACAGCAACAAGTTCAAACATTCAGTATAGAATATATGCATTTTAATTGTTGTTAATGATGTTCAGAATAAACCCAAGAAAAAGTAAACACCTTGAATCAAAATAAGAACAACTTACCGATGTTTCTTAACAAATGAGTTCCACATAGTTATGAACCGCTTCTGATTCTCAGTAAGACCAAGAAGCTCAAGTTTCTGCATATCAATTTTCTCAATTAATGATTCCTCAAaacataattgattttgttgtttagaGATAAAGAAGATGAAACTGCAGAAACTGAAAACAGAAAATAACTTGTTTAATTGTACATACTCTTCTATCTTCAATCACTCGAGCGCCCTCATTAATTTCATCCTCACTGTCTTCATCCTTTACCACTTCTTCAATATCCATAGCCTTTGTGTCCCCAAAAAAATAGGCATAAATAAGGAAAACTAGGCATAAATCTATATAAaaagaagtataaaaataatgtcattatTCATCACCTGGAATGTGTGAGAATGATAAAATGTTCGCTTCTTCCACCGAGCAAGCctgaaatgttttgaaaaataatgatgtCAAAACCTATATCTATTATGATATTTGTTCCTGATATCAAGATTATAGTAGAACATGATAGATGACAACTTTTATTTAAGCACTACGTAAAGTAAAAACTATGgtccatttttttcttatatacaactgtcttttataatataataacagTAATGCTTGATTTagttaataacattttaacaagtaattacttataaattctaaaaaaatcatACTTACATATCTGGGTCATAGCGTTCACTCAGTAACTTCTCTTTCTCCTCAGCTTGTTGTACTGAACTTGTACCTTCATCCGTAGGTACATATGGAACAAAATCCGGAATAGGATGTAAAATTATTGCATTTGAAACCTCATCTTGTTGTACAGTATCATGTTGCACAACATCTATCCCATTATCATGCTCGGAAACTGGAAAGACATGATCCTCATTAGTAGGCAAAATAGTTGCATTTGAAACATCGTCTTCTACCACAGCAAGTTTCCCATTATCATGGTCAGAAATTGCTGGGATACAATCTTCACCAGTATACACCACAATTGCATTTGAAATCTCTTCATTATCAACTTCCTGCACTCCATGTGTCTCATCATGATCAACTTCCTGCACTCCACGTATCTCATCATGATCAGACACTAATGAGACACAACACTGAGGCGGATCAGAAACAATAGACATAACATTTGAAACTTGCTCCTGCTCAACTTCTAACACTACATTATTTGAAACCTCCTCGGACTGGTCTTGTTGTATTGCATTTGATCCATTATCAGAAACAAATATTGGGTGGGAAATATCTGGAGTATGATATAAAACAGTTGCATTTTAGTATGTGATCCACTCTTTAAATTGCAATATTAATGTGTTTTCTACAACTAGGTAGAACATAAATTGCATCACCAAGTAAAATAATTGATAGAAATAGTTGAAATTATCAGATTGACTAGTACATACCCATGTTCTCCGTTAGCTGAGGATTTGCAACAATACCAATACGTAGTTCCACGTCTACCACCACTGGATCAGTATCATTTCTTCCATGAGATGAAGTTTTCAGCTTTCTGCTCTTTGGTTTTTTTATACTTCAAAAACATACTGTTAGTTCAGCATTTTACTTCATACCACACGAATCTATACGAGGGGTCATAATTAAAATAGCTTACCAGTACATAAAAGTATCAACTTTTGGATCAATCAACTGCATCAATTTGAAGGGAAATTAACTAATCAATTTGAGGATCAAACCCTAAATTCTCATAAAACTTCATATAAAGTATAGATGTATAACAATAGTTATACagatttataaaaatttaaagagaaattGTTCGAACCTCTCGCCACCAGTTTTCGTTCTTCACAGACACATATACCGATAGAAATTCCTCTGATTCCTGCAAAGTTATTCATTCTTAAAACCATGGCTTACTGTAACTTCATCATCCTAAAGCTAGTCcaagttttcaaaattacttaccgaaaattcaaacctaaatatCGGGTGTGATAACCTTAGGTGGATTTTTAAGCTCTGAAACAGCAGTTTGGCAGAAAAATTAACAACAgattataatattatcaatttataaatttagggttttgaagcAGTAATCAAAAGTGTTAACCTTATAGTTTATACATTGTACCAAACAGATTGCACAGGTGAAATTCTCAGTAACTGCAATCAAAACTTCTAcgttaattaatataaaattaattgctataatgtaatttaataattattaattaattattctaatCAAATCAACAGATCgttatatcataatttataaatatttgaatataatcattattttttcttttaatccgTTAACAATATTTCTGTCATAGTTTAACTTCTTTTGGCGACTAATATGTAAAAAATCTACTGAATGAGCTAGACAAAGagtaagaataatattaaacttaCCTTCGAGTCTGTGCAACATGTTATGGTAATACCTGAAatgatttttagaaaaaaaaaatattaaaacagacGTAGCAGAATAATTACCCTTCCTCCTattagtaaaaaagaaaaaaaaaactaaaatcttaTTGTGgtcttctattttttataaaaaattcaattaaatattttaaaatgatctaagtcattttcattatattaatgttagatttttattaaaatttatatatcaaattaatccacttataaaatataattaattgaatcaaataaaaattaaagatttaatataattttttataaaaatcaaaataaaaaaggaatgtaacaaaaaaaatatgcaaaacaaagaaagagTAAAGTAGAGAATATATAGTTCCAACTTGTCCTTATGCTAATAAGATCTAGACTTTAATTTCTAaggtttttcctttctttaattacttgacataattgattttatttgtcTTCCTAGTTCCATTATTAAAGATAATAGACTTGCTATTATTATTTACATTCTTGAGATTATTTAGAATTCTAAGAATTATGAGAAGACAATTTatacttaataatatattaattaacagAGAACTTTAGAAATGTAAACCCAAAGATAAGCAAAATAAGTttcatcagaaaaaaaaaaaatacatcatcTTAAGAATGTTGATGAAAGATAGAATTGTCTAATAATATGtctactttaaatttattttgatgtttgtttgattctaggataatcattaaaaaaaagaaaaaaagaagcaaaagttGTATATGTAAATCATCTAtctatataacaaattaaacattattagaacaaaaaaataCTCCTACTGTTCAAATTCTTGGAATAAGTTAAGTTAATGAAGATGGTGCTACCTGAGGAGTGGAGCACCGACAATGGGATCTTTCTTCACAAGCCGAgagaaaattacataatttgtttttgagAATTCGGAATGtgttatatattaacttaaatgCAATTATTCTTAACATAGAGATTGctagaaaaataaagtattattaaaatgtaattttttctttgatgtatTAGGCTTTCTATAATCCCTTTAGTGTGTATTACCTACTGAAATATTTTAAGGaagatatatttttgctttgaGTTTTTACCtcaattataaattcaaattttggtaGGGTTCGTTGAAAACTCCTAAAATTTAGGTTTCGTTAATGTTCTAGAGATAGGTGTACGTTATCCACTTTGAAATAGATTTGGTTTGACTCCATATGTGTTATATATAGTAATGTCTAATAAgattttataacaatattaaaaaaaaatagaaaatatccCTATGGAAAAATTGAGTGAAATTATGGTGTCAGATACAAAGAAATTAAGACGTCTTACCTGTAATAAAATGAGACAATTCCTGGTGACCTGAACCATGCAAGCAATTCCATGTTAAAATGTAAACCAAATTTACTTACCAGAAATTACAACAAAGTTCAGTCACtacttctaaaataaataaataagaatttaatactataaaaaaaagaatttaatacttttatagacattttgtataataaaatttaccAAGTGAAATGAAGTAAGAAAGAAGACAAAGATGACTCTTCTCTCCTTTCCTGTGTCCTACCAGAAGCTGCTTCCATAGCTGCTCCAAATTCTTCAAAACCAGCTGAGATTTCAAGTTTCTTTGATATACCCTTTCAAAATCATGACAAcaacaatcaattcaacttctccattaaaaaaattcaattcttaTGATGTTTATATGCGTTAAATTTTGCTATAATAAACCTCTACCTCTGAATCATTAGAATCTTTAATAGAGATGGTGCTGCTTGTTGTTCGAGTATAATGTTTCAACCAATACTGTAACATGAAAAAAAGGTTTGAATACTATATCTATCACAATTGTAAAGCActaaagaagagatgaaaagccTGAAATTGGACAAAACCAGTTTTCATGAATAGCATATATTTaactacaagaaaaagaaagaaccAAAACACCAATCATCAAGCAAGCAGATGCAAATGCAATAGCTTATCATACCTTCAAATTACAAGAACGAAGTTCAGTGCTAAATTGAATCTCAGTTCGATATTGCAAAGGAGAATCTGGAGATATATTCAAAATCTTGTAAAGAAATTTCAGAGACACTTTTCCATAAAAGCATTTCTCTCCACCAGATGCTGTCAAAcacagaagaaaaatatatgaacatgtatatataaattagatgaaatttattttggaaaaacaaaatcatcataAGGTGAATGGAAAAAGTAGTGAATGAGTATTAAGGATTTTACAAGATGagatttattttggaaaagcaaaAGTTAACAACTGAAGCATGTATCTCACATTCATTAGAAGCCACCTCCGAAGTCAACGTGCTTGCATTGACTGTAGACAATGAAATTGGGTTTTTCGctgtaaaaaaaatggttataaaagaGAGTTTAGTGAAAAATGGAGCTACCATCATATGGAAACTGATGATATAAGCAATGATATGCATACCAGAAGCgagaatgaagagaaaatatttgtCATAATTAGTTTCCACAGCTAACTTTTCGATATGAGGAAGCATAAAGTTTACTCGGACATGATTAATTCCATTCCAATCAATTCCAGTTGGACCTTCAAATGTGAATATCCGACGAACATCAtacttttcttccttttgaaagtcaaaaacaaaaaatattacaaatgcTAATAGAATAAGGCATTAAACAGTATGAAATTCTTAATGTAAGAAACAGAAAATGATTAATAAGAGGCACTGTTCCTACCCCTGTGTGTTCCTCGTTTGGATCCAACAGCCTTCCCAGACAGATACACATGGGAAAAAGAGATTGAACTTCTTCTACTTTCCACGACAGCAAAACTGTC
This genomic interval from Vigna radiata var. radiata cultivar VC1973A chromosome 8, Vradiata_ver6, whole genome shotgun sequence contains the following:
- the LOC106770592 gene encoding polycomb group protein EMBRYONIC FLOWER 2-like, with the protein product MLDLNETPPEEMQGGASERYSRSRNQPDAEYIWTNLSEEQKLVASNSFNVYCQPLVIYNEIQSRPRFLQRCLYHNRKAKHKKRILMTVLLSWKVEEVQSLFPMCICLGRLLDPNEEHTGEEKYDVRRIFTFEGPTGIDWNGINHVRVNFMLPHIEKLAVETNYDKYFLFILASAKNPISLSTVNASTLTSEVASNESSGGEKCFYGKVSLKFLYKILNISPDSPLQYRTEIQFSTELRSCNLKYWLKHYTRTTSSTISIKDSNDSEGISKKLEISAGFEEFGAAMEAASGRTQERREESSLSSFLLHFTWSPGIVSFYYRYYHNMLHRLEVTENFTCAICLVQCINYKSLKIHLRLSHPIFRFEFSESEEFLSVYVSVKNENWWRELIDPKVDTFMYW